A genomic segment from Truepera sp. encodes:
- a CDS encoding Mrp/NBP35 family ATP-binding protein: MEVTRERVLEALKGVNDPELHQDLVTLGMVDSVDIDGDNVRLEITLTTPACPLKAKIEADIRAAVKQVVGAVHLDIEFGSKVRGPSQMPLPGIRNVIAVGSGKGGVGKSTIAANLAASLSLEGAKVGLLDADIYGPSQGKMYGVEGKRLMADDEKHILPLRNHGVKVISIANLVEDGQALTWRGPILHGTLTQLLKQTVWGELDYLVIDLPPGTGDVQLSLSQLVPVTGMVLVTTPQDMALVDVRRAYTMARKTHIPVLGVIENMSYYALPDGTKDHIFGEGGATRWAEAERLPLLAQVPITRALRESGDSGTPLVIADPEDPSAIELRRAARLMAGQVSIQSVNALPVVG, encoded by the coding sequence ATGGAAGTCACCCGAGAACGCGTACTGGAGGCCCTCAAGGGCGTCAACGACCCGGAACTGCACCAAGACCTCGTCACGCTGGGAATGGTCGACTCCGTCGACATCGACGGCGACAACGTCAGGCTCGAGATCACGCTGACGACTCCCGCGTGCCCGTTGAAGGCGAAGATCGAGGCCGACATCCGGGCCGCGGTCAAGCAGGTCGTCGGAGCGGTTCACCTCGACATCGAGTTCGGCTCCAAGGTCCGCGGACCGTCACAGATGCCGCTCCCGGGCATCCGCAACGTCATCGCCGTGGGATCGGGCAAGGGCGGGGTGGGGAAGTCGACCATCGCGGCCAACCTTGCCGCCTCGCTGAGCTTGGAGGGCGCCAAAGTCGGGCTGCTGGACGCAGACATCTACGGTCCCAGCCAGGGAAAGATGTACGGCGTCGAGGGCAAGCGCCTGATGGCCGACGACGAGAAGCACATCCTCCCGCTGCGCAACCACGGCGTGAAGGTCATCTCGATAGCCAACCTGGTAGAGGACGGCCAGGCCCTCACCTGGCGGGGCCCCATCCTCCACGGCACCCTCACCCAACTCCTGAAGCAGACCGTCTGGGGCGAGCTCGACTACCTGGTCATCGACCTGCCGCCGGGAACGGGCGACGTGCAGCTCTCGCTCTCCCAGCTCGTGCCCGTGACGGGCATGGTGCTGGTCACGACGCCGCAGGACATGGCGTTGGTCGACGTGCGCCGCGCCTACACCATGGCGCGCAAGACACACATCCCCGTCCTCGGGGTCATCGAGAACATGAGCTATTACGCCCTACCAGACGGCACCAAGGATCACATCTTCGGTGAGGGTGGCGCGACCCGGTGGGCCGAGGCCGAGCGCCTGCCCCTGCTGGCGCAGGTGCCGATCACCCGGGCCCTGCGCGAGAGCGGCGACAGCGGCACCCCGCTCGTGATAGCCGACCCCGAAGACCCCAGCGCCATCGAGTTGCGCCGCGCGGCGCGCCTGATGGCCGGCCAGGTGAGCATCCAGTCCGTCAACGCCCTCCCGGTGGTGGGTTAG